The window GTGGTGCTGCTCAGTCCGATGGCGATGCGTCCGGCGGCATGTCGTAGGTGAGGTATCCGGTCCGGCCGGCCAGCCGGTCATAGGTGGAGCGGGCGGTCAGGTTGGTCTCGGAGGTTATCCAGCGGATCACGTCCCATCCGTGCCGGCTCGCCAGCGCACGCAGCTCGGCCAGCAGCGCGTCCACCGCCCCGGTTCCGCGTGCCGCCGGCTCGACGTAGAGATCGTCGAGGTAGCAGCCGACCGAGCCGTGCAGGGGCCGCGCGAACGGCCGGTAGTGCGCCAGCCCGGCAGGCGGCAGATCGAGCCCCGGTCGCACCACGAGGGCCTGCACCCCGTGGGCTCCGTCCTGCAGCCACGCCCACACCCGGTCCAGCTTCTGCCGCGGCATCGCCACCTCGTAGAAGTCGCCGTAGCCGCGGTAGAGCT of the Jatrophihabitans sp. genome contains:
- a CDS encoding GNAT family N-acetyltransferase, translated to MNAARPAGPPAGWLVTPLRPADRPVWEQLYRGYGDFYEVAMPRQKLDRVWAWLQDGAHGVQALVVRPGLDLPPAGLAHYRPFARPLHGSVGCYLDDLYVEPAARGTGAVDALLAELRALASRHGWDVIRWITSETNLTARSTYDRLAGRTGYLTYDMPPDASPSD